From Halorientalis litorea:
GGTGATGGGGGTCTGCTCGCCCCTGACGGCCGCCGCGACTGTCGCGCCGTCGACCGGGACGTTCCGGGCGTCTATCGCCCGGCCAGTTCTGACGATGCCCCCGGCTTCGAGCATCATAGCTCGCGGGCTTTCATCGCGTCCGGGTCCGGGTGGTCGGTTCCCGCCGCGAACTTGGCGTAGGGCGTACTCGGGTGGTCTCGGTCGGCGTAGGCCGTCGCCGCCTCGCGCACCTCCTCGGGGATGTCCTCGAACTCGTTGAGCGGCCGCGTCCGTTCCACCTGCACGTCGCCGCCGTGGTCCGCCCGCAGTCGGAGCGCGAGGAAGGCACCGAACACGGACGCTTCGAGCAGGACCGCACGCCCGAACCGCCGGACGACACAGTCCTCGTGAGTTCGGCACGCGTTCCGCAACGACCGCCGTGCCGCGCGGGAGTAAGTTACGACCAACAGCACACTACCAACCGGCCCCCGACGTGTCAAAAGACTATCCAAACTGCCGAGAACGGAACGGGCGTGTCCGCTCAGTCGTCGTCGAGGGGGTACCGGGTCCGTATCGACACGTCGCTCCCGGAGAGGTTCACTTCCGCGTCGAACAGCGAGCGGAGGGTGTCGAGCGTCTGCTCGTCGTGCGCGCTCGGGTCGACGTGGAAGTGGGACACCGCCCCGGCACTGTACAGTTGGCCGGTCAGGGCGTGGAGGAACTCGTAGGCGGTTTCGAGGTCGACGTACTGCAGGAGCGCGGTCAGCGAGTCGAAACAGACCACTATCTCGCCGCTCCGTCCCGAGACGAACTCCGTAATCGTGATGCCGATACCGGTGAGGTCCGAGGGCGTCGATATCGTCTCGACGACCGCGGAGTCTAACTCCTCACCCGCACCGATTCCGGGTGTCTCTCCGACGACGACGACGCCGAACTCCCCCGGGTCGGCCTCGTGTTCGTCCCGCCACGATTCGAGACACTGCGCGGCCTGTCTCGTGAACGTGACCCACAGCACGCTCGTCGTCTCCGGGTCGCCCTGCGAGAGGAGGTCGACACACACGTCGTCTGCCTCGTTGTTCATCGAGGACGCCCCCAGCATAATCGTCGTCGCACCACCCAGTTGCTCCGTGATATCTGTCATGTCCGTCCTCACCGGCACTCTGTCAGCCTATTCGGTGGTTCCCGCTAAAACCTTCGGGTGTCCGACCAGTAGCTAGCCGTCCTCAGTGGTCGTGACCCGTTCGACCGCCACGTCGTGGGCGTCGACCAGCGACCGCACGCGCTCGCGGGCCGCCTGCTCACCCGCCGCCATCACGACCATCCCCGCGGCCTGGCCGTCGCTCGTCACACGGTAGGCCGCCAGCTCCCCCTCGAACTCCGTCGCGTACGTCCGCAACACCCCCCGGACGCGGCGTTCGAGTCCCGAGAAATCCGTCTCGCCCGCCTCGAACTCCGCGAGGGCCTCCTCGACGTTCCGCAGTGCCGATATCCGGTCCATCTATGTCGTCCGGAGGTGGTCGTGTTGTGGCTCGTACACCTCGCCTTTCTGTTTCAGTTTGTCTATCTCGTGTTCGGCCTTCGACCGCTCCATCCCGGCCTCCTCCGCCCGTTCGAGGACGCGGTCGACCGGTGCCCCCTCGTCGTACTCGTCCTCGATTTCGGCGATGAGCGTCTTCAGGTTCTTGATGCGGTCCCGCTGTGTCTTCGAGGTACCCGTCTCGATGACGTCCGCGTCGAGTTCGCCCGTCTCGGGGTCCAACCCGATGGCCTCCAGACACGACCGCACGATTTCGATGACGCGTTCGGCGTCCTCCCGCTCGACCGTATCCGACAGCCTGATGCGGGCACTCGCCTCCGCCAACCGCACCAACGCCTCCAGTTTCCGGGCCGTCACCGGCACCGGGGCGTCCTCGCCGGTCCCACGCGAGCGCAGGTCGACGTAGAACTCCCGTATCGCGCTCTTTGCCTCCTCGGTCATCGTCGGGTAGACGTTCCGTTTGGCGTAGGCCACGTACTTGCGCAGGAGTTCCGGCTCGATGGTCGGTGCCACGTCCTCGGTGACGCGTTCGACTTCCTCCTCGGTGTAGTCCGAAGCACTCGTCTCCGTCCGGTGGGTGTTCAACTCGCCGGCGTAGTTGGTCGTCAGAATGTGCTCGGCGAGGTTCCGGTCCTCCTCCTCGTCGGGCTTGTCCGTCACCGTAAAGATGAGGTCGAACCGCGAGATGAGGGCGGGTTCGAGGTCTATCTGCTCGGCGATGGACTCGTACTGGTCGAACCGGCCGTACTTGGGGTTGGCCGCACCGAGCAGCGAACAGCGCGATTTGAGGGTGGCGTTGATACCAGCTTTCGAGACGCTGATGGAGTTGTGGAGGACGACGCCCTCGCTGACGAACGTGTTCGTCGGTTCGACGGTCACGTCGTACACCCAGTCACAGGCGTACTCGCCCTCGTTTGGGACCGTCTCTACGTCGGTCACGCGATAGTATCGGAGGTCACATCGTCGTTCGAGGGCGTCCGCTCGTCGCTCGAACTCGGTGAGTGTGTCTTCGACAGCGGTACGTGCGGCGTCGGTAAG
This genomic window contains:
- a CDS encoding DUF7855 family protein; this translates as MLLVVTYSRAARRSLRNACRTHEDCVVRRFGRAVLLEASVFGAFLALRLRADHGGDVQVERTRPLNEFEDIPEEVREAATAYADRDHPSTPYAKFAAGTDHPDPDAMKAREL
- a CDS encoding DUF835 domain-containing protein, with product MTDITEQLGGATTIMLGASSMNNEADDVCVDLLSQGDPETTSVLWVTFTRQAAQCLESWRDEHEADPGEFGVVVVGETPGIGAGEELDSAVVETISTPSDLTGIGITITEFVSGRSGEIVVCFDSLTALLQYVDLETAYEFLHALTGQLYSAGAVSHFHVDPSAHDEQTLDTLRSLFDAEVNLSGSDVSIRTRYPLDDD
- a CDS encoding DUF7854 family protein, coding for MDRISALRNVEEALAEFEAGETDFSGLERRVRGVLRTYATEFEGELAAYRVTSDGQAAGMVVMAAGEQAARERVRSLVDAHDVAVERVTTTEDG